ATGCGAAGGCCTTGGCAGTCGTTTATAACGAAACATCCACTGGGGCCAAGATCAATTGCATGGCCGAGCTCGGGAAGCTTTGCGATGAGAAGGGTCTGCTGTACATAGTCGATGCCATATCGATCCTAGGGGGGGATGAGCTTCCGGTTGATGATTGGAAGGTGGACATATGCATTACCGGTAGTCAAAAATGCCTCATGAGCCCCCCGGGCCTAGCCCTGCTATCGATAAGCGAGAAGGCGTGGTCGGCTATCGAAAGGATCAACAGGGCCGTTTATTTCGATCTGAAGGCTTATCGGGATTATCTGAAGGAGGGGGAAACCCCGTTCACACCGGCCATCCCCCTCTTCTACGCCTTGGATGAGGCGCTCGATATGATCCTTGAGGAGGGGATGGAGGCGAGGATAGAGAGGCATAGGAGGTGCGCGAACGCGCTATACAGGGCCTTGGAAGCTATTGGGTTGGAGATATTCGCTAGGAAGGAGTTCAGATCAAATACGGTCATAGGGGTGAGGGATCCGAAGGGGATAGACGGCAACATGATCAGGAAGATAATGAGGGAGAAATACAATGTCGTGATAGCGGGCGGGATGGGGAGGCTAAAGGGTACGATGTTCAGGATAGGGTCCATGGGCAACGTCTCCATAGCCGATGTATTGACCACCATATCGGCCTTGGAGGGTGCCCTCCATGAGCTCGGGTATAAATTCGATCGAGGGGCAGGGGTTGCTGCGGCCAATGAGGCGTTCAAATCTTGAACCCCCCCACTCCTTGAATTAGAAGACCGGCTGGATCGCGGGAGGCGGATTACATGCCTCTGAAAAACGGGGATTATGCCTATCTCGACTACATCCTAAAGATAAAGGAGAGCGGGGAGATCGTGGATACGACTATCGAAGAGGTGGCAAAGGGGAGCGGACTGAGGAAGGATGGGACCTTCGAGCCGCTATTCCTCATAGTTGGCGAGGGTTGGGTGCCAAAGGGATTGGAGGAGGGCCTGATAGGATTGGAGCCCGGGGATAAGAGGGTCATAGAGGTACCTCCGGAGAAGGGTTATGGGGAGAGGGATCCATCGAAGCTCAGGCTCCTCCCCCTTAGGCGCTTCATGTCCCGAAACATAAACCCAGTGCCAGGCATGTCCATCGAGATGGATGGGCGAACGGCAATAGTGAGGGCCGTCGGAGCCGGCAGGGTGCAGGTGGATTTCAACCACCCGCTCGCGGGTAAGACCTTGGTCTACGAGGTGATCCTGAGGAGGATCTTGGAGAGTGCTGAGGAGAAGATCAGGGCGATATTGCACAGGAGGATTCCGGAGGTCGAACCGGAGAAGTTCGGCATTTCAATTGGCGATGGGAAGTTGGAGGTTGAGATTCCAGAGGATGCCTTTTACTTAGAGGGCTTACAATTGGCGAAGAGGGCGGCGGCTTCGGATTTGGAGAAGTACATGCCCGAGCTCGAGGAGATATCGTTCGTGGAGGTATTCAGGAGGAAGGCTGCCGGAGAAGGGAAACCAGCCGAAGCTCAATCCCAATAGGGCACTCGAGCCTCCCTCCCATCGACAGGATCTTACATTTATCGCCGGCCCTGAGGCCCAAGGGCCTACAAAGGACCTTTTGCCCACAATTCTCCCTTCCGCACTCGATCGGATTATAGGAGATCAAAGCCCCCTCCACGGCCAATCTCCGCTCCAGTGAAGCCTCGATACAACTTTCCTCGACCTCCACCACCTTGGCCCCTCCTCCGTGAAGCCTGCAAGGCAGATTCCTCTCCTTAACCGAGATCACCTTATAGATCCGACCCGGCTCCAGCCGCCCGGAACAGGCGTTGAAAAATTCGCAATGCCTACATGGTTCCGGCGAACCCTCGAAGATGAAGCGGAACCCCTCCCTCGCTTGGCCGATCCCTAGGATGGTGATTTTCCTCCTCGACATTGCCAATACTCTAAGGAGGGCCCTGCTTATTGCCTTTTCCGGGAAAAACCCCGACCCCCTCCCCCTCGGATCGGCAACGGGTTGGATGAGGGATTAAAGCCAATGTAAGCCAAATTCATGGGAGGTAGGAGAGCACCATCCTCGCGCCTAGGATCGCGAGGAATAGGCTGAAGGCTCTCCTCAACCACTTCGCCTTTAATCGTCTTGCGATCCTAGCGCCGATCTGGGTCCCGCCGATTATACCTATCGCTAGGGGAAGGGAATATTCTAATAGGACATTCCCAAGGAACAGATGGGTTGTCGCGGCGGAAATCGATGTGAAGATCATTATGAACATGGAGGCGGCGACCGCGAGGTGCATTGGGATGCCGGCCACGAGCACCATCACGGGTACCATCACGGCCCCTCCCCCTATGCCGAAGAATCCGGAGGCGAAGCCCCCGAGGAAGCTCATGGCAAGGGCTGGCGGGATGTTCGCCCTATATCGGAACATTTCCCCCTTAGAATCTACCACAACCCTTTCCAAGACCCATCTCCCCTCTGCGGCCCTCCCCTTCTTCGCGATACCGTCCGGATCCATCGCCATCCTAATGGCTATCGCGATCTCGAAGATCCCGAATAGCGCGGCTAGCTCTTTGGACCTCACCAAATTGGTCGCATATGCCCCAAAGATCCCCCCCGGAACGGTCCCGAGAGTCATCAAGGCTCCAACCCTATAGTCTATCCTCTTCTGCATAGCATAAGCGATCGTTGAGGAGATCGCCGTGAAGACTATCATCAGGCTGCTGGTCCCAACGGCATTCCGGGGATCGATGCCATAAATCATCGTCAGCGCTGGCACGACAACGAATCCTCCCCCCACCCCCATCAATGCCGAGATTATGCCTACTAGGAACGCCAAAGCGATCAGGTAAGCCAAATCGATCGGCGGCATCGCCCCGGTCCTCGGTCCTCCGGGATGACTCGAGCCGGATTATAAAGTTTCGAAAGGTTATTTTGGCCCTTCAGAATTAAGGCTTGGGGATCCCCCGGGGAAAAGGGCCTTCCTATGCCCGTTCAAAGGAAGCTCGCCGAGGGGAGAAGTGGCGCGGAATCCCCTTGCTTGATCTGCAGGGGCGGCAGGATGCTTTGCGGTAGGCCCAATTGTCCAATCCTAGCCAAGGCCAGCGCCTCGGCAAGGATCAAACCGCTCATGGAGAGGGAGGAGATCCAAGGATCGAGTCCCCCTGGGGTCTTCGTTGGGCACGCTGGGTATCCATACGTCCGAGCCGGTCCCATGATCCCTCCCTTCTTCGGGAATACCGGCATACTCGATACGCCCGAACTCTGGCTCGGGAAGGGCTTGGAGGAGATAGTGGAGTATAGGTACTCCCTGATCAGGGGGACGCAGAGGATCAGGGTTGGGGAGGCGAGGGATGGGGGGAGGCTAGTTTCCTCGCTTCAGGAGCTTGCCATGGGCGATGGCCCGGTCGACTCCGAAGCAATCCTGCTCGGGAAGCCAAAGGGGCCTGTGATCTTCAGCGAATACGCGCAACCCTTCGGTCCCTCCGCCCCATTGAAATCTTTCAACATCTCCGATCTAAGGGTTGATAGGAGGATAGAGAGGGCCTATTACGATAGGGACCTGAAGGCCGCGGATGCCATCCTCGATCTCTACAGGAGCGGCGTCCCGATCACTAAGATACAAAGGGCGTTCAGCGTGGGGATGTTCGGCCGCCCCCAAGCTAGGAAATTGGTGCCAACGAGGTGGAGCATAACGGCGATCGACAGCTTGCTATCCGCTCGGATCGTGGAGCGCTTGAAGGGTTTCGAAACAATCGATAAATATAGAGTCCATTCGTTCAGGACCCTACATAATCTTTTCTTGGCCATACTCCTCCCCATGAGGTGGAGCTTCGAGTGGATAGAGGCTTGGTTCCCGGGGAGCACTTGGAACTTGGGTGGATCCCGGCCCGCGCTCATGGGAGATTATGAAGGATATGGGGGAAGGAGGACCTACGCGAGCGTGGGGGGTTGCTATTACTCGGCTAGGCTCGCAATCGCCGAGGGTTTGCTTAAGGAGGGAAGGCAGGCAGCCGCCCTCGTAATGAGGGAGATATATCCCGGCTATTCAATGCCAGTCGGCGTCTGGCTGGTGAGGGAGGGCGTTAGGAGGGCAATGGCGAGCGAGCCAAGAGAGTTCGAATCCCTCGAGGAGGCGCTTGCTTACGCTCGCTCCGAACTCACAGTCCCATTGGGGAGGTGGGTCGAGCACAGCGTCATCTTGAAGAACGCATTCCTACAGGAGAAGTTGCCGAAATACCTCTCGAGGGCGCAAACGAATTGGAGATGAAATACTCCCATAGGGCTTGCAGGAGGGCGCTGTTCAAAAGCAGATTGCCCGGATTGGATTACTCCTTGAACCCATATTTCGGATGCGAGCACGGTTGCCTTTATTGTTATTCTCCATCGGTCTTCAAGAATGAATGGATCGCCAAAAATTGGGGGAGTTTTTCCATCGCTAAGCCCAATATCCATCTTGTCCTAGAGGCCGAATTGAGGTCCAAGAAGAGGGGGGTGGTGGGGATCGGCACGGTCACCGACCCCTATCAACCCCATGAAGCCAAGCTAGGGCTGACGAGGAAATGCGTCGAGATCCTCCTAAGGGGCGGGCTCCATACCTCCATTCAAACCAAGTCGGACTTGGTCCTAAGGGATATAGACTTGGCCCATCCCAGCCTCTTGGATTTGGGGATAACGATCACCGTGATGGATGAGTGGTTGGCCAAAAGGCTTGAGCCCAAAGCGCCGAGCCCCGATGCGAGAGCGAAGGCCCTGCAGGAGTTCTCGATGAAGGGCATTGAAACTTGGGTTTTCTTCGGCCCTGTGATCCCGACCTTGAATGATGGAGACGATGAGATAAAGTCCGTTGCGAAGATCGCGAAGCTGACCAATAGCGAGTTGCTCTACGATAAACTGAACATAAAGCCGTTCGTGATGGAGAGGTTGGCGCCATTGCTATATGATTTGGGGGCGGACCCGAAGCAGATCGAAAAGCTCTCGAAGGAATCCGGGCAATACCGCTTGGACCTTTACAAAAGGATCGATTCCATATGCCGCGAGCTCGGGGTCAAGGCCAAGCCAGCATTCGAAAATCCCTTTGTGGGATGAAGCGCTTGCCTAGAATCCGGATAAGGCCGGTGGGAGTCGTGAAAGCGCTCGGGGAGGGCGGGCTATCGAGGATAGAGGTGTTCGAAAAATACGAGCCGGCCCTATTGGGCATGGAGAGCTTCTCCCATCTATGGATATTGTATTGGATGCATGAGCTTCCAAAGGGCGAGAGGAACCTCCTCAGGATCCATCCAAGGGGGAGGCTCGATCTGCCCTTGGTCGGGGTTTTCGCCTCTAGGTCGAGGGCGCGGCCCAATCCGATAGGCCTGACGTTGGTCGAGCTGGTGGAGCGATCCGGGAGGGAGTTGATTGTAAAGGGCCTCGATGCATTGGATGGGACGCCGGTGATCGATATAAAACCCTATGTCCCCCGTTCCGATCGGGCCTTGGGCGCGAGAGTACCGGACTGGGCGAGGAGGCTGAACGCGGGGCGGCGCCGGAGGGGGGATGGCCATTAGGTTTTTTAATATCCGCCTGATCCAAGATTGCTTCTCAAATCTCCGTGGGAATTGAAGGGGCTCGGGAACTATGGCCGGCACCATTTGGGAAGGCGGATTCGGTGAATGGCGTTGAGCGCGCAAAAGGTCATCAAGATGCCCAAATGCTCCTGTTGCTCTAGGAACATATTGCCGGGGGAAGAGGCCGTGAGCTTCTCCTGCCCAAACTGCGCCTCAGTAGTAATATGGAGATGCGCGAAATGCAGGAAGTTTGGGAGAACTTATAAATGCGCGAAATGCGGATTCGAAGGTCCGTGAGGAGTTGGGTATGGCGAGGGTAGTCGCTTCAATCAAGATATTTCCATCCGAGTCGGGCGCGGATCTGGAGGCCCTCAAGGGGGCGATAAAGCGATCGCTCCCGGAAGGAGTGGAGATATATAGGATCGAGGAGGAGCCGATAGCCTTCGGGCTCGTTGCCTTGGTGGGACACTTCGTGCTTCCCGGGGATAGCGGCGGGTTCATGGAGGAGTTGGAGGAAGGCCTTAAATCCGCCCCCGGCGTTGGGGAGATACAATTCATCTCCGCCCGAAGGGTCTGATGGTAAGGCCTAGGGAATTGTTTAATAATCGGCCCCCATATTCCAACACCCCGGCCAGAGGGGCCCATGGGGCCGGGTCAAAAGATTTATTGGCCAAACCTGAAGCTGACGATAGAAAATCTCCGTGGAACGTGACCGGGGTTGGTTAACGAAGTCCAGCTTAGAGTTGCCGATGCGAAGCAAAGAGATGTCGGACACGGCAAAGTTAGGATAGATTCGGAAACGATGGAGAAACTCCAAATAACCGCCGGGGATTTCGTCGAGATAAGGAGCAAGAGGTCCACGGTTGCTATAGCTTGGCCGGCTTATGCGGAGGATCAGGGCAAGGGCCTAATAAGGATGGATGGCCTCCTCAGGAGGAACGCTGGCGTAGCGCTCAACGAGTACATCACTGTAAGGAAAGCGATAGTAAAGCCCGCGCAATCAATAACCTTCGCGCCAACGGACGTCAGGTTGAACGTGGATGAGGAGTTCATAAGGTTCGTGAAGCGAAGGTTCATGGATATGCCGTTCGTGGAGGGCGATATGGCCCTCCTATCAATATTCGGGAGCGCCGTGCCATTGATTGTGGTTAGGACGAGGCCCCGCGGGCCTGTCAGAGTGACCGAGGCGACCAATGTCCAAGTATTGAGCGAGCCGACCCACGAGAAGAAGGGCATACCGGTGATCACGTATGAGGACATAGGCGGGCTTCACGACGAGATCCAGCGCATAAGGGAGATGGTTGAGCTCCCCCTTAGGCATCCGGAGCTATTCCAGAAGCTGGGGATAGAGCCCCCGAGAGGAGTATTCCTATACGGCCCCCCCGGATGCGGGAAGACATTGCTCGCGAAGGCGGTCGCGAACGAGTCAGATGCGAATTTCTACGTCATATCCGGCCCGGAGATTATGTCGAAGTTCTATGGAGAGTCGGAGGCGAGGCTGAGGGAGATCTTCCAGAAGGCCCAAGAAACGGCCCCCAGCATAATCTTCATCGATGAAATGGACGCGATAGCCCCGAAGAGGGAGGAGGTCACCGGTGAGGTAGAGAGGAGGGTGGTAGCCCAGCTCCTCTCCTTGATGGATGGAATAGGGTCTAGGGGCAACATAATAGTCATAGGCGCCACGAACAGGCCGAACGCGATCGATCCAGCCCTCAGGAGGCCTGGCAGGTTCGATAGGGAGATAGAGATAGGCGTGCCGGATAAGGAGGGGAGGTATGAGATACTACAAATCCATACTAGGAATATGCCGTTGGCTAAGGATGTGGACCTGAAGCGTCTAGCGGAGATAACCCATGGATACACCGGGGCCGATATCGCGGCCCTCTGCAGGGAGGCCGCCATGAAGGCCTTGAGGAGGTATCTTCCGGAGATAAACTTGGAGGAGGAGAGCATACCGCCCGAAGTATTGGATAAGATGGAGGTCAAAATGGAGGATTTCACCGCCGCCTATCGAGAGATAACGCCTACCGCCATGAGGGAGGTCTACGTGGAAGTCCCGAACGTCCATTGGGATGATATAGGAGGGTTGGAGGAGGCGAAGGCGGAGCTTAGGGAATCGGTGGAATGGCCCATAAGGAATCCGGATTCCTTCAAGAGGATGGGCATCAAGCCGCCGAAGGGCGTATTGCTCTTCGGTCCGCCGGGATGTGGGAAGACGTTGCTCGCGAGGGCCGTTGCAACGGAGAGTGAGGCGAACTTCATATCGATAAAGGGGCCCGAGATATTCTCCAAATGGGTCGGCGAATCGGAGAAGGCCATAAGGGAGGTCTTCCGGAAGGGTAGGACCGCCGCCCCGGCCATAATATTCTTCGATGAGCTCGATGCAATAGTGCCGAAGAGAGGAATGGGCTACGCGGATTCCGGCGCCACGGAGAGGGTCATAAGCCAGCTCCTAACAGAGATGGATGGGATAGAGGCCTTGGAGAACGTCGTTGTGATAGGTGCCACGAATAGGCCCGATATATTGGACCCAGCGGTCCTAAGACCCGGTAGGTTCGATAGGCTGATATATGTGCCTCCCCCGGATGCCGATAACTTGGAAAGGATACTTATGATACATACCCGCAAGATGCCCTTGGCAAAGGACGTCGATCTGAAGCAGCTCGCCCGAACAATGATTGGGTATTCGGGGGCCGATGTGGAGGCGGTTTGCAGGGAAGCGGCTATAAACGCCCTTAGGAGGGATATGAGGGCCACCGAGGTAACACTCCAAGACTTCAGGAATGCGATGGAGAGGATAAAGCCCAGCATAACGCCGGATATGGACAATTGGTATAGGGGCTTCCTGAAGAGGTTCAGGAAGGAGAGCGCCGCCGCGCTGATGACGGTGACCTGATGTCCGGCAAGGAAAGGGTCTGGTCTCCTAGGCCCTTGCATTTGGCAATAGTGGAGCTCCTGAGGAAGGAGGGGACCTTAACGGATGCCGAACTCCTTAAGGAATTGAAGGATTCGTTTGGGGAGCTGAGCTCTAGGGAGCTAAATAAGGCCTTGATGAAGCTCGAGATCTCCGGCCTGATAAGGGTTTCAAGGCTAATGAAGGGCAAGAGATCCGTGGAATTGACTTCTAGGGCCTAGCGGGGATCGCTCGGACGCGGGCTCGCGATGCGCCGCCGCTTCGATTTGGCGGTTGTCGGAGGAGGACCCTGCGGCCTATATGCCTCATTGTTGGCTTCAAAATCAGGGATCGATGCTATACTATTCGAGGAGCATGGGGAGATAGGGAGCCCGCAACATTGCGCTGGCCACATCTCTATAAAGGGGCTCCGGGCCTTGGGGCTACAGGTACCTCAAGGGTTATTGAAGGGGGCCTATAGGGGGGCCATACTCCACTCCCCCTCCGGGAAGACCCTGCTCTTGGACGCCGGCGAGGAGGTCAGCGTTTCCATTGATCGAAAGGGTTTCGAGAGGCATCTGGCCGATCTCTCCGAAAGCGCTGGGACGACGGTGATCCTTGGGGAAAGGGTGAAGGAGATCCGCCCGATGGGGAGATCCCTTGAGATAATCCCCTCATCGCCCAATTCAGCTCCCGCTATATGCAGGATCGCCCTCGATGCCGAGGGATATCCCCCAAGGCTCCTCGGCGGGATGCGTTATTGGGGCCCCGAGCATTACAGCGCTTTGATGGGCATCGGGGCGGAGGTGGAGGAAGTCCACGGGGTCCGAGAAGGGTTCGTGGAACTGTACTTCGGAAGGGCCACGGCCCCCGGATTCTTCGCTTGGCTGATCCCCCTGAGGGGCGGGGGGGCGAGGATAGGCTTGGCTACGGAGCGGGGGAACCCCAAGGAGCTCTTGGATCGATTCGTGAGGGATCGATTGATGCGGTCCGGGAAATTGCCAGATCGCCCGCGCATAGTTGAGATGAAGCCCCATCCGATACCAATTTGGAGGGGAAATTACAGGACCTACGGCGATGGGTTGTTAGTGGTCGGGGATGCCGCATCCCAAGTGAAGCCCACCACTGGGGGAGGGCTCTTCCTCGGCATGAGCTGCTCCGCGATGGCCGTCGAAACGGCCAAGATGGCCCTCTCATCCGGCGATTGGGGAAGGTCCTCCTTGAAACGCTATGAAATGCTTTGGAGGAAGGCCTTCTCGCTCGAGTTGAGGCTGATGGGCGCTATCAGGCGCATAGCCTTCGGGCTGGGGGATCGGGGGATGGATGCCCTCTTCGATGAGCTCTCGGGGAGCGCGCTCCTCGATGCCATGAACCGCAACCCGGAGATGGACCTGCAGGGTAGGGCCATCCTCAGCGCACTCTTGGATCCGATCCACCTCTTCTTCGCCGCGAAGGCGTTTTGGAAGGCATTTTTGGAAGCATACCTGAGGCGGAGGACCCCTTTTTATTAAGGCTCCTCCGCAACTCCAAGCCCCATCTTCCAGCCCCCTCCTTGGTCCGTCGATTTTGGAAACCCAATGTGGATTGGTAATCCATTAAGGGCTCGGCCCCTCCGCCACCGATGCGATAACCCTTAAGTAGTGAACGCACTACAAACTATCGCGAACGATGATGGACCGCGTTATGATGCGTCCGGTTGCGCTGTTGCTATTGTTGCTGGCGCTTCCCGCTCAAGTTTTATGGGTAGAGGGCGCGCGGGCCATGCCACCATTGGAGGCCATGACCTTCCAGCCTGGTAGCTTCGTAATACCAATGGATGATAAACAATTCGACAGGATAGGGGTCTATGGTCTTCTCCATGCGATATTGCGCAGAGGCGCGGAGATATTCAGGATAATCCAGCCCCCTGACGTATTCTTGACCACGAACCTTCACCCCAGCGGGGCGATTTTCAGGGGCGGAGTCGTGATAGTGGAACAAAGGTTTGAGGGGATCGTGAATCAAGAGAGGCAATCCTTTCCGGACGTGAGCGTCGAGAGGCTCCTGATGCCCTTCTCAACAACGAGGGCATTCAGGATAAACCACCCGACCAAGATCCTGCGGGTTGTTGGGGCCTTCGGGCATACGGATGAAACCCTATCCCGCATGGGGATACCGTTTGATGAATTGACGAAGAGCGATCTGGCTATCAATCCGAAGGTCGTATGGGATTATACGCTCATAGTGATAGATTGTCCCGGGTGGGGGGGATACATACCTGAGAACGTCGCGAGCGAGCTGAGGGCGAGGGCCCAAAAGGGCGGGGAGATAATATTCACAGATATAGCCCTCGAGGACCTCGATAGGGTATTCCCGAACTATGTTAAGGTTGGAAAGAATTACGCCGGCATATGGCCTGCCCGTATCCACAATCCACCCGCCCCAAATTTCGATTCCGAATACCCGAGCCAAGGATGGATCCCTCCCCCGGATCCAAGCGAAATACACGTATACACTTATGCCCACGGGAGGGTAGTGTATGGGATAGCTGAGGAGCACAAAACCGAGGTGAGGATCCTCGCCGATTCGGACTCCTATGGCCCCGCGGGCAGGTACGCCGTGCTCGCGTTCTATTTCGAATACGGCGAAGGACTCGTCATGGGATTGGCCCTCCACCCCCAAGATCAGAGCATATCCCAAGTCGGGGAGAAGGGATATTACGCAGTCCATGCGTTCTACGGCAACAAATTTGTCCATGGGCCCCCGCCGCCGGATTTCACGATAAAATGCTCGCCCCCATCGGCCACCGTTAACGTGAGTGAATCCGTTTCATATGTGGTATCGATCCAATCGGTTAGCGGATTTAATGAATCGGTGCGCCTGAGCCTAAGCGGCCTGCCGCCGGCCGCGTCCTTCTCCTTCTCCCCGGCCTCGGTCGCGCCACCCCCCGGCGGATCGGCACAATCGCTGCTGACCATCTCGACGACTGAGGCATCTCCGATTGGGACGTTTGATTTGGAGGTCATAGGCACCAGCGGAGATCTCGTCCACAGTTGCTCGATCAAGCTCGAAATCGTGGCCTTGAGACCGGATTTCACTATATCCCTAAGCCCGAACTACATCGAGCTGAACAGGGGCGAATCCTCCGCCGCGACCATTACAATAGGATCCAAATGGGGATTCGCGTCCAACGTAAGCTTGATCGCAGTGGGATTACCGAGCGGCTTAGAAGCATCATTCGATCCTCCCATCGTTAACCCGAGGGGGGGCGTGGCCACATCATCCCTCTCGATCAAGGCGAGCCTCACGGCGGAGGCGGGCCTTTATGCCATAACCATATCCGGATCCGGACCCTCCTCCGCGCACGATGCTCCCATGACCATAAAGGTCCTGCCGCCCAAGGACTCGGGCCTCATATTGCCCGTATTGATCATGGTGATCGCCCTATCGGTAATACTCCCAATAGCCCTCTTCGCGAGGAGGAGGCGTGCTGCGGGGGCCGGCGGGCGCCCGCCCCCCTATCCGCGCAAGGGAAAGCACCCGATCCTCGGAGCTACGCCCGTTCGCGGGACATATGGGATTTGGGTTTCCCCGGAGGCCCTGAAGAGGCTGAGAGATGCCGTTAGGTATAGGAGGCGCCCTTAAGGGCTCGGCGACGCCCTCAGAATGATCGGACCCACTCTTGGGCTATGGGCCTTTCGGGCGGCCCCGCCTTCGCCTTTGCTTCGGCGATCCTATGGTATTCCTGCAAGGGCTTGACGTCCATCTCGCCCCTTTTGATGGCCTCTATCCCTTCTATGGCCGCCAATGCGCCGGCGACAGTGGTTATGTAAGGAATATTATAATCAACAGCGGCCCTCCTAACTTGATAACCGTCGGACTTCGGCCCCTTCCCCACGGGGGTATTTATGATCAGATCTACTTGGCCATTTATTATGGCATCCACTATGTTCGGCCTCCCCTCGCTCGCCTTCAAGATCGTTTCGGCATGGATCCCATGGGCCCTCAGATAATTGGCGGTTCCCTTCGTA
This sequence is a window from Candidatus Bathyarchaeia archaeon. Protein-coding genes within it:
- a CDS encoding NAD(P)/FAD-dependent oxidoreductase gives rise to the protein MAVVGGGPCGLYASLLASKSGIDAILFEEHGEIGSPQHCAGHISIKGLRALGLQVPQGLLKGAYRGAILHSPSGKTLLLDAGEEVSVSIDRKGFERHLADLSESAGTTVILGERVKEIRPMGRSLEIIPSSPNSAPAICRIALDAEGYPPRLLGGMRYWGPEHYSALMGIGAEVEEVHGVREGFVELYFGRATAPGFFAWLIPLRGGGARIGLATERGNPKELLDRFVRDRLMRSGKLPDRPRIVEMKPHPIPIWRGNYRTYGDGLLVVGDAASQVKPTTGGGLFLGMSCSAMAVETAKMALSSGDWGRSSLKRYEMLWRKAFSLELRLMGAIRRIAFGLGDRGMDALFDELSGSALLDAMNRNPEMDLQGRAILSALLDPIHLFFAAKAFWKAFLEAYLRRRTPFY